One stretch of Thermus thermamylovorans DNA includes these proteins:
- a CDS encoding CarD family transcriptional regulator, with product MKEFRPGDKVVLPPYGVGVVAGIAQRSVSGISRAYYQVDFPGSRSKAYVPVEAPQSVGMRKALAPEEVPVILDLLKNGRMPLPKQWAARHRKTSEILADGNPYRIAQMAGQLRAWELERGLPDLDRQALRRALYLLAEEVSQTLEITAQEARRLFEEAWGEELN from the coding sequence GTGAAAGAGTTCCGTCCCGGCGACAAGGTGGTCTTGCCCCCCTACGGGGTCGGCGTGGTGGCGGGCATCGCCCAGCGCAGCGTGAGCGGCATTAGCCGGGCCTACTACCAGGTAGACTTCCCCGGCTCCCGCTCCAAGGCCTACGTCCCCGTGGAAGCTCCCCAGAGCGTGGGCATGCGCAAAGCCCTGGCCCCGGAGGAGGTGCCCGTCATCCTGGACCTCCTGAAGAATGGGCGCATGCCCCTCCCCAAGCAGTGGGCCGCCCGGCACCGCAAGACCAGCGAGATCCTGGCGGACGGAAACCCCTACCGTATCGCCCAGATGGCGGGACAGCTCAGGGCCTGGGAACTGGAGCGGGGCCTGCCCGACCTGGACCGGCAGGCCCTGAGGCGGGCCCTCTACCTCCTGGCCGAGGAGGTCTCCCAGACCCTGGAGATCACGGCGCAGGAGGCCAGGCGCCTCTTCGAGGAAGCCTGGGGGGAGGAACTGAACTGA
- a CDS encoding undecaprenyl-diphosphate phosphatase has protein sequence MGRVSVWEALLLGVVEGLTEFVPVSSTGHLTLLFHLLDLPVQEEDFLKTFLIAIQLGAILAILLLYGRRFAVDRALWLRIGLAFLPTGAMGFLLYGFIRGEILGNDGIVVFFLFSVGLLLLLADRLAQRARYGDVLELPLHRVLLIGVFQGLAALFPGTSRSGATILGGLLLGLRRRAAAEFSFLLALPTMAVAVGYDLYRSAPAIPEGGWFLLGIGFLSAMVTAFLTVRWMLGFVERFGFRPFAYYRMALAAVYAYFFLG, from the coding sequence ATGGGCCGCGTGAGCGTCTGGGAAGCCCTTCTCCTGGGAGTGGTCGAGGGCCTCACCGAGTTCGTGCCCGTCTCCTCCACCGGCCACCTCACCCTCCTCTTCCACCTCCTGGACCTCCCCGTCCAGGAGGAGGACTTCCTCAAAACCTTCCTCATCGCCATCCAGCTGGGGGCCATCCTGGCCATCCTCCTGCTTTACGGCCGGCGCTTCGCCGTGGACCGGGCCCTGTGGCTCAGGATCGGGTTGGCCTTCCTGCCCACGGGGGCCATGGGGTTTCTCCTCTACGGGTTCATCCGGGGGGAGATCCTGGGGAACGACGGCATCGTGGTCTTCTTCCTCTTCTCCGTAGGCCTCCTCCTTCTCCTAGCCGACCGCCTGGCGCAAAGGGCCCGCTACGGAGATGTGCTGGAACTCCCCCTTCACCGGGTCCTCCTCATCGGAGTCTTCCAGGGCCTGGCCGCCCTCTTCCCCGGCACCAGCCGCAGCGGGGCCACCATCCTGGGGGGGCTCCTCCTGGGGCTGAGGCGCCGGGCGGCGGCGGAGTTCAGCTTCCTGCTGGCCCTCCCCACCATGGCCGTGGCCGTGGGGTACGACCTCTATCGAAGCGCCCCGGCCATTCCCGAGGGGGGGTGGTTCCTCCTCGGCATCGGCTTCCTCTCGGCCATGGTCACCGCCTTCCTCACCGTGCGCTGGATGCTGGGCTTCGTGGAGCGCTTTGGCTTCCGGCCCTTCGCCTACTACCGCATGGCTCTGGCCGCGGTCTACGCTTACTTCTTCCTAGGCTAG
- the ispE gene encoding 4-(cytidine 5'-diphospho)-2-C-methyl-D-erythritol kinase: MERLAQAKVNLGLSLLGRRPDGYHELHTLFAALSFGDRLLLEPIPEGIEFRGPYGQKNLAYRAARAYLEAAGWPGGVRIVLEKALPEGAGLGGGSSDAAQVLLALKELYPAAVDFPALALSLGADVPFFLLGGVAEARGVGERLRPLLLSPLWAVVFAQGPRLPTPKVYGEARPHDYGPELPVEAILRALGRGEEPPYWNSLEGPAFRLHPELRRVKEELRSLGLRGVLMSGSGSAFFGLAEDEAHARRAAEALRPKGYVRYGTLGGGHALH; this comes from the coding sequence ATGGAACGCCTAGCCCAGGCTAAGGTCAACCTCGGCCTCTCCCTCCTGGGGCGGCGGCCCGACGGCTACCACGAGCTCCACACCCTTTTCGCCGCCCTCTCCTTCGGAGACCGCCTCCTTTTGGAGCCCATTCCCGAGGGCATAGAGTTCAGGGGCCCTTACGGGCAGAAGAACCTGGCTTACCGGGCGGCCCGGGCCTATTTGGAGGCGGCGGGCTGGCCCGGGGGGGTGCGGATCGTCCTGGAGAAAGCCCTGCCCGAGGGGGCGGGCCTGGGCGGGGGGAGCTCGGACGCCGCCCAGGTGCTCCTGGCCCTCAAGGAGCTCTACCCGGCGGCGGTGGACTTCCCTGCCCTGGCCCTTTCCCTGGGGGCGGATGTGCCCTTTTTCCTCCTGGGGGGGGTGGCCGAGGCCCGGGGGGTGGGGGAGAGGCTCAGGCCCCTCCTCCTCTCCCCCCTCTGGGCCGTGGTCTTCGCCCAGGGACCCCGCCTTCCCACCCCCAAGGTCTACGGGGAGGCCAGGCCCCACGACTACGGTCCTGAGCTCCCGGTGGAGGCCATCTTACGGGCCCTAGGGCGGGGGGAGGAACCTCCTTACTGGAATAGCCTCGAGGGCCCTGCCTTCCGCCTCCACCCCGAGCTCAGGAGGGTCAAGGAGGAGCTGCGGTCCTTGGGGCTAAGGGGGGTGCTTATGTCCGGTTCGGGCAGCGCCTTTTTCGGCCTCGCCGAGGACGAGGCCCATGCGCGGCGGGCCGCAGAGGCGCTCAGGCCAAAGGGATACGTCCGGTACGGTACCTTGGGGGGAGGTCATGCCCTTCATTGA
- a CDS encoding ferredoxin — MPHVICEPCIGVKDQSCVEVCPVECIYDGGDQFYIHPEECIDCGACVPACPVNAIFPEEDVPEQWKSYIEKNRKLSGLE, encoded by the coding sequence ATGCCGCACGTGATCTGTGAGCCCTGCATCGGCGTGAAGGACCAGTCCTGCGTGGAGGTCTGCCCGGTGGAGTGCATCTACGACGGGGGGGACCAGTTCTACATCCACCCCGAGGAGTGCATCGACTGCGGGGCCTGTGTACCCGCCTGCCCGGTGAACGCCATTTTCCCGGAGGAGGACGTTCCCGAGCAGTGGAAGTCCTACATAGAGAAAAACCGCAAGCTGTCGGGTCTGGAGTAG
- the ispD gene encoding 2-C-methyl-D-erythritol 4-phosphate cytidylyltransferase → MEVSLLIPAAGNGERLGLGPKAFLRVGGRTLLEWALRAFPGAAEVLVALPPGAEAPRGLRAVFLEGGKTRQESVARLLEAASLPLVLVHDVARPFASTLLVERVLRAAQATGAAAPVLPLPDTLVRPEGEAYGEVVPREALRLVQTPQGFFTALLREAHAYAKRRGLTATDDAQLVRALGYPVALVAGERTAFKITYPEDLLLAEALARVWNA, encoded by the coding sequence GTGGAGGTTTCCCTCCTCATCCCCGCCGCGGGGAACGGCGAGCGCCTCGGCCTTGGCCCCAAGGCCTTCCTGCGGGTGGGGGGGAGGACCCTCTTGGAGTGGGCCCTCCGCGCCTTCCCCGGGGCGGCCGAGGTGCTGGTGGCCCTGCCCCCGGGGGCCGAGGCCCCCAGGGGCTTGCGGGCGGTCTTCCTGGAGGGGGGAAAGACCCGGCAGGAGTCGGTGGCCCGCCTCCTGGAGGCAGCGAGCCTGCCCTTGGTCCTGGTGCACGACGTGGCCCGGCCCTTTGCCAGCACCCTGCTGGTGGAGCGGGTCCTCCGGGCTGCCCAGGCCACGGGGGCGGCGGCCCCGGTCCTGCCCCTCCCCGACACCCTGGTGCGCCCCGAGGGGGAGGCCTACGGGGAGGTGGTCCCCCGGGAGGCCCTGCGCTTGGTCCAGACCCCCCAGGGCTTCTTCACCGCCCTCCTCCGAGAAGCCCACGCCTACGCCAAGCGGCGGGGGCTTACCGCCACCGACGACGCCCAGCTGGTGCGGGCCCTGGGCTACCCGGTGGCCCTGGTGGCGGGGGAGCGGACGGCCTTCAAGATCACCTATCCCGAGGACCTCCTCCTGGCGGAGGCCTTGGCGCGGGTATGGAACGCCTAG
- a CDS encoding metal-binding protein — protein sequence MPSGRVHEAINLTALGGAAAAYLAYGGSPEEPRALAFALAYLGGTFLLSPDLDLSERGVRAQRRWGLLGLLWRPYGWLFRHRGLSHTWVLGPLTRLGYLAVLLGGLLFLAQGVAAHLGMPFSLRLPPWPPEVWGFALLGYYLSQWLHLAADGLWPDHDLKRLKRPR from the coding sequence ATGCCCTCGGGGCGGGTACACGAGGCCATCAACCTGACGGCCTTGGGAGGGGCGGCGGCGGCCTACCTGGCCTATGGGGGCTCGCCGGAGGAGCCCCGGGCCCTGGCCTTCGCCCTGGCCTACCTGGGGGGGACGTTTCTCCTTTCCCCTGACCTGGACCTTTCGGAGAGGGGGGTACGGGCCCAGCGCCGCTGGGGTCTTTTGGGCCTCCTCTGGCGGCCCTACGGCTGGCTTTTCCGCCACCGGGGGCTCTCCCACACCTGGGTGCTGGGTCCCCTCACCCGGCTGGGCTACCTGGCGGTCCTCCTCGGGGGGCTCCTCTTCCTGGCCCAAGGGGTGGCGGCCCACCTGGGGATGCCCTTCTCCCTTCGCCTCCCCCCGTGGCCCCCCGAGGTCTGGGGCTTCGCCCTCCTGGGCTACTACCTCTCCCAGTGGCTCCACCTGGCGGCTGACGGCCTCTGGCCCGACCACGATCTGAAGCGGCTTAAGCGGCCAAGGTGA
- a CDS encoding TetR/AcrR family transcriptional regulator, producing MVSPPGALAKDKKRAILEATLAILREEGLSGLKMEEVARRAEVGKGTIYLYFRDKKDLLKCLVEERTWAFYREVEGIVRLRAPFFTRLEALLQKRLAWIAEWRGLWAAVAREAADDPLPWLQGLHQHYLDLLEELIQSGQAEGAVRPGLHPRATAHVIAALGCTPQLEVEAYLEHLMEVLRKGVAP from the coding sequence ATGGTATCCCCCCCGGGGGCGCTCGCCAAGGACAAGAAAAGGGCCATCCTCGAGGCCACCCTGGCGATCCTTCGGGAGGAGGGGCTTTCCGGGCTCAAGATGGAGGAGGTGGCCCGGCGGGCAGAGGTGGGCAAGGGCACCATCTACCTGTACTTCCGCGACAAGAAGGACCTTCTGAAGTGCCTGGTGGAGGAAAGGACTTGGGCCTTCTACCGGGAGGTGGAGGGGATCGTGCGCCTGCGGGCGCCTTTTTTTACGCGCTTGGAAGCCCTCCTGCAAAAACGCCTGGCCTGGATCGCGGAATGGCGGGGCCTCTGGGCGGCCGTGGCCCGGGAAGCCGCGGACGACCCCCTGCCCTGGCTCCAGGGGCTGCACCAGCACTACCTGGACCTGTTGGAGGAACTCATCCAAAGCGGCCAGGCCGAAGGGGCCGTGCGTCCCGGGCTTCACCCCCGGGCCACGGCCCACGTGATCGCGGCTTTGGGCTGTACCCCCCAGCTGGAGGTGGAAGCCTACTTGGAGCACCTGATGGAGGTGCTCCGGAAAGGAGTCGCGCCGTGA
- a CDS encoding aminotransferase class V-fold PLP-dependent enzyme — translation MLLLTPGPTPIPERVQKALLRPMRGHLDPEVLGVNRAIQERLLALFDPGEGALVAALAGSGSLGMEAGLAALDRGPVLILTNGAFGDRIAEMALLHGLEPTVLEFPPGEPVDPGAVAQALKARRYRLVALVHGETSTGVLNPAREIGALAKEAGALFFLDAVTTLGMLPFSMREMGADYAFTGSQKCLSAPPGLAPIAVSREARRAFTARRGWYPDLERVAEHWERGGYHHTTPVLLHYALLEALDLALEEGVEARERRAREVYAWLLEELLVRGFRPYPKASPLPTVLVVRPPEGVEADRLVKALYAEGVAVAGGIGPTRGQVLRLGLMGEGARKEAYGFFLKALDRALALA, via the coding sequence ATGCTGCTTCTGACCCCCGGACCCACCCCCATCCCCGAGCGTGTGCAGAAAGCCCTCCTGCGTCCCATGCGGGGCCATCTGGACCCCGAGGTGCTGGGGGTGAACCGGGCCATCCAGGAGCGCCTCCTGGCCCTCTTCGACCCCGGGGAGGGGGCCCTGGTGGCGGCCTTGGCGGGCTCGGGGAGCCTAGGCATGGAGGCGGGGCTGGCCGCCTTGGACCGGGGCCCGGTCCTGATCCTCACCAACGGGGCCTTCGGGGACCGGATAGCGGAGATGGCCTTGCTACATGGTCTGGAGCCCACGGTTCTGGAGTTTCCCCCGGGGGAGCCCGTGGACCCGGGGGCCGTGGCCCAGGCCCTGAAGGCCCGGCGCTACCGCCTGGTGGCCCTGGTCCACGGGGAGACCTCCACCGGGGTGCTGAACCCGGCCCGGGAGATCGGGGCCCTGGCCAAGGAGGCCGGGGCGCTTTTTTTCCTGGACGCGGTCACCACCTTGGGCATGCTTCCCTTCTCCATGCGGGAGATGGGCGCCGACTACGCCTTCACCGGGAGCCAGAAGTGCCTCTCCGCCCCCCCGGGCCTGGCTCCCATCGCCGTAAGCCGCGAGGCGCGGAGGGCCTTCACCGCCAGGCGGGGCTGGTACCCCGACCTGGAGCGGGTGGCGGAGCACTGGGAGCGGGGCGGTTACCACCACACCACCCCCGTGCTCCTCCACTACGCCCTCCTCGAGGCCCTGGACCTGGCCCTGGAGGAGGGGGTGGAGGCCCGGGAGAGGCGGGCCCGGGAGGTCTACGCCTGGCTTCTGGAGGAGCTTTTGGTGCGGGGCTTCCGCCCCTACCCCAAGGCCAGCCCCCTGCCCACGGTGCTGGTGGTGCGTCCTCCCGAGGGGGTGGAGGCGGACCGCTTGGTGAAGGCCCTCTACGCCGAGGGGGTGGCGGTGGCCGGGGGGATCGGCCCCACCCGGGGGCAGGTCCTGCGGCTCGGCCTCATGGGGGAAGGGGCCAGGAAGGAGGCCTACGGCTTCTTCCTGAAAGCCTTGGACCGCGCCCTGGCCCTAGCCTAG
- a CDS encoding DnaJ C-terminal domain-containing protein gives MKDYYAILGVSREATQEEIKRAYRRLALQYHPDRNPGDKEAEERFKEINEAYAVLSDPERRAQYDRGLLGSPPFHAEDLFDLFAQVFGFQSERAVPRGEDLEVQVEVELLDLLHGKEAEVDYARLVPCEACGGQGGRRVACPTCGGRGVAESYRQGLFGAFVSRSACPHCKGQGRLLAEACAACGGRGRVVRQEQVRVRIPPGMDERHLLRVPGYGNLGLGGPGDLYVRLRVRPHPHLEREGADLVYRLRIGLAQAALGARVQVPGLEGPVSLDLPPGTGHGEVFELPGGGLPQPGGRGALRVVVELAVPKRLSQRARELLRAYAEEVGEEVAPEGFWEKLKGFFRK, from the coding sequence ATGAAGGACTACTACGCCATCCTGGGGGTAAGCCGGGAGGCCACCCAGGAGGAGATCAAAAGGGCCTACCGCCGGCTCGCCCTCCAGTACCATCCCGACCGCAACCCCGGGGACAAGGAGGCCGAGGAGCGTTTCAAGGAGATCAACGAGGCCTACGCGGTCCTCTCTGACCCGGAGCGGCGAGCCCAGTACGACCGGGGGCTTTTGGGAAGCCCGCCGTTCCACGCCGAGGACCTCTTCGACCTCTTCGCCCAGGTCTTTGGCTTCCAGAGCGAACGGGCCGTCCCCCGGGGAGAGGACCTGGAGGTCCAGGTGGAGGTGGAACTCCTGGACCTCCTCCACGGCAAGGAGGCGGAGGTGGACTACGCCCGCCTGGTGCCCTGCGAGGCCTGCGGGGGCCAGGGCGGCAGGCGGGTGGCCTGCCCCACCTGCGGGGGCCGGGGGGTGGCGGAGAGCTACCGCCAGGGCCTCTTTGGCGCCTTCGTGAGCCGCTCCGCCTGCCCCCACTGCAAGGGGCAGGGCCGCCTCCTGGCGGAGGCCTGCGCCGCCTGCGGGGGCCGGGGCCGGGTGGTCCGGCAGGAGCAGGTGCGGGTGAGGATCCCCCCGGGCATGGACGAACGCCACCTCCTGCGGGTACCGGGCTACGGCAACCTGGGCCTGGGCGGCCCCGGCGACCTTTACGTGCGCCTAAGGGTACGCCCCCACCCCCACCTGGAGCGGGAAGGAGCGGATCTGGTTTACCGCCTGCGGATCGGCCTAGCCCAGGCAGCCCTGGGAGCCCGGGTGCAGGTGCCAGGCCTGGAAGGCCCCGTCTCCCTGGACCTCCCCCCGGGCACCGGGCACGGGGAGGTGTTCGAGCTCCCCGGGGGGGGGCTCCCCCAGCCCGGGGGCCGGGGGGCCCTGAGGGTGGTGGTGGAGCTCGCGGTGCCAAAGCGGCTCTCCCAAAGAGCGAGGGAGCTCCTCCGGGCCTACGCGGAGGAGGTGGGGGAGGAGGTGGCCCCGGAGGGGTTTTGGGAGAAGCTCAAGGGGTTCTTCCGCAAGTAG
- a CDS encoding TlpA family protein disulfide reductase, which produces MGKWSLLPLVLLLGLAFALQPGQAIPDFALLDPQGRTVTAASMRKPAVIVFWASWCPVCREEFPGLHRIAEETGIPFYVISAEPRDTREVVLDYMRAYPRFLPLLASDRDRPQQVAARFRVLGHPWTFVVDAEGKVVALFAGRAGREALLDALLLAGADLP; this is translated from the coding sequence ATGGGCAAATGGAGCCTCCTGCCCCTGGTCCTCCTGTTGGGCCTGGCCTTTGCCCTCCAACCCGGGCAGGCCATCCCCGACTTCGCCCTCCTGGACCCCCAGGGCCGCACCGTGACCGCGGCCTCCATGCGCAAGCCCGCGGTCATCGTTTTCTGGGCCAGCTGGTGCCCTGTGTGCCGGGAGGAGTTTCCTGGGCTGCACCGCATTGCCGAGGAAACGGGGATCCCCTTTTACGTGATCAGCGCCGAGCCCCGGGACACGCGGGAGGTGGTCCTAGACTACATGCGCGCCTACCCCCGCTTCCTGCCCCTCCTGGCTTCCGACCGGGACCGGCCCCAGCAGGTGGCCGCCCGCTTCCGGGTCCTAGGCCACCCCTGGACCTTCGTGGTGGACGCCGAGGGCAAAGTGGTGGCCCTCTTCGCGGGCCGGGCCGGACGGGAGGCTCTCCTAGACGCCCTCCTCCTGGCCGGGGCCGACCTGCCATAG
- a CDS encoding GNAT family N-acetyltransferase — MGAMRTLSLAFRPVVPEDAPLLHRLFLQSPGYFALIGMEPPTLEDVVRDLATLEKDERRRAFLLLREGEAVGYMDYKLHYPEPQDATLSLLLIREDHQGQGLGQRALAHLMAHLAGAERLYVVVYGDNPRAKAFFQAQGFRHVKDGGPALSWYVREL, encoded by the coding sequence ATGGGGGCGATGCGGACCCTAAGCCTCGCCTTCCGCCCGGTGGTTCCCGAAGACGCCCCCCTCCTGCACCGCCTCTTCCTGCAAAGCCCCGGGTACTTTGCCCTCATCGGTATGGAGCCTCCCACCCTCGAGGACGTGGTCCGGGACCTGGCTACCCTGGAGAAGGACGAACGCCGCCGGGCCTTTTTGCTCCTCCGGGAGGGAGAGGCCGTGGGCTATATGGACTACAAGCTCCACTACCCCGAGCCCCAGGACGCCACCCTAAGCCTCCTCCTCATCCGCGAGGATCACCAGGGCCAGGGCCTGGGGCAGCGGGCCTTGGCCCACCTCATGGCCCACCTGGCGGGGGCCGAGCGGCTCTATGTGGTGGTGTACGGGGACAATCCCCGGGCCAAGGCCTTCTTCCAGGCCCAGGGATTTCGCCACGTCAAGGACGGCGGACCCGCCTTGAGCTGGTACGTGCGCGAGCTCTGA
- a CDS encoding DUF1648 domain-containing protein codes for MGKWLAPLGLLLTWTLTLWAYSQLPERIPAHWNAQGEVTRYGSRLEVFLLPLLLTLLYPLLALAPRLDPKLRGQAPRVWPWLQAGVVWTFALLQGAFLFAAWSHAQGRPFPVEQAILGAVGLVFLVLGLLLPRLPPNYLAGVRTPWTLESPRVWQEVHRRAGRAFVLLGLLAWLAALLGGGWLWVWLAALLAGGLYLVVFSYLAWRKAPGG; via the coding sequence ATGGGAAAGTGGCTTGCCCCTTTGGGCCTCCTCCTCACCTGGACCCTGACCCTCTGGGCCTATTCCCAGCTCCCCGAGAGGATCCCCGCCCACTGGAACGCCCAAGGAGAGGTAACCCGGTACGGGAGCCGCCTCGAGGTCTTCCTCCTCCCCCTCCTGCTCACCCTGCTCTACCCCCTCCTGGCCCTGGCCCCCCGGCTGGACCCCAAGCTCCGGGGCCAGGCCCCCCGGGTCTGGCCCTGGCTTCAGGCCGGGGTGGTCTGGACCTTCGCCCTCCTGCAGGGAGCCTTCCTCTTCGCCGCCTGGAGCCACGCCCAGGGAAGGCCCTTCCCCGTGGAGCAGGCCATCCTGGGGGCGGTGGGCCTGGTCTTTCTCGTCCTGGGCCTTCTCCTCCCCCGCCTGCCCCCCAACTACCTGGCCGGGGTGCGCACCCCCTGGACCCTGGAGAGCCCGAGGGTGTGGCAGGAGGTCCACCGCCGGGCGGGCCGGGCCTTTGTCCTCCTGGGCCTTCTGGCCTGGCTGGCGGCCCTTCTGGGGGGAGGCTGGCTTTGGGTCTGGTTGGCCGCCCTGCTGGCCGGGGGGCTTTACCTGGTGGTCTTCTCCTACCTGGCCTGGCGGAAGGCCCCGGGAGGATGA
- a CDS encoding cold-shock protein codes for MQKGRVKWFNAEKGYGFIEREGDTDVFVHFSAINAKGFRTLNEGDIVTFEVEPGKNGKGPQAVNVTVVEPARR; via the coding sequence ATGCAGAAGGGTCGGGTCAAGTGGTTCAACGCGGAGAAGGGCTACGGCTTCATCGAGCGCGAGGGGGACACGGACGTGTTCGTCCACTTCAGCGCCATCAACGCCAAGGGGTTCCGCACCCTGAACGAGGGGGACATCGTCACCTTCGAGGTGGAGCCGGGCAAAAACGGCAAGGGCCCACAGGCGGTGAACGTCACCGTGGTGGAGCCAGCCCGTAGGTAA
- a CDS encoding NTP transferase domain-containing protein, with the protein MEAIVLGGGEEAWARKYGVRSKALVPYRGRPLAEWVLSALVEAGLSPIYVGENPGLSPPPRLTLPDTGSLLGNLEAALAHVEGRVLVATADLPHLTPEAVRFVLEKAPEAALVYPIVPKERVEARFPHTRRTYARLREGVFTGGNLVLLDKGLFYQALPLAQKVVALRKNPLALARLIGLDVLLKLLLGRLSLPELEARAQRILGVEARALITPYPEVGVDVDREEELVS; encoded by the coding sequence GTGGAGGCCATCGTACTGGGAGGCGGCGAGGAGGCTTGGGCGCGGAAGTACGGCGTGCGGAGCAAGGCCCTGGTCCCCTACCGGGGAAGGCCCCTGGCGGAGTGGGTGCTCTCTGCCCTGGTGGAGGCTGGGCTTTCTCCCATCTACGTGGGAGAAAACCCCGGGCTTTCCCCCCCGCCCCGCCTCACCCTCCCCGACACGGGAAGCCTGCTGGGGAACCTGGAGGCCGCCTTGGCCCACGTGGAAGGCCGGGTCCTGGTGGCCACCGCCGACCTCCCCCACCTCACCCCGGAGGCGGTGCGCTTTGTGCTGGAAAAGGCCCCGGAGGCCGCCCTCGTCTACCCCATCGTGCCCAAGGAAAGGGTGGAGGCCCGCTTCCCCCACACCCGGCGCACCTACGCCCGCCTGCGGGAGGGCGTTTTCACCGGGGGGAACCTGGTGCTTCTGGACAAGGGGCTTTTCTACCAGGCCCTGCCCCTGGCGCAAAAGGTGGTGGCTCTTCGGAAAAACCCCCTGGCCCTGGCCCGGCTCATCGGCCTGGACGTCCTCCTCAAGCTCCTTCTGGGGCGGCTTTCCCTCCCCGAGCTGGAGGCGCGGGCGCAGAGGATCCTGGGGGTGGAGGCCAGGGCCCTCATCACCCCCTACCCCGAGGTGGGGGTGGACGTGGACCGGGAAGAGGAACTGGTAAGCTAA
- a CDS encoding cyanophycinase, whose amino-acid sequence MRQGFFALLTADPLRGALRPVEARLLEEARGEALFLVPYPLRDLAEAWRLAYRSLGLRRGRVLYLRRREEAFDPGVAQAVVGSPLVLLAAEGLREFLDLIRGSLVLQALLEVHRQGGGVVALGEAAGLLGEAAFYSLEGEVRAALGLALLRGLALLPRVEERGRFWALSRLVADNPDLVGLGLLENTALRLLRGLGEVWAGEVTLVDAGGAELTGRGVKGLKVDVLSAGERFPLPAL is encoded by the coding sequence ATGCGCCAGGGCTTTTTCGCCTTGCTCACCGCCGACCCCCTGCGGGGGGCCTTGCGCCCGGTGGAGGCCAGGCTCCTGGAGGAGGCGCGGGGAGAGGCCCTCTTTCTGGTGCCCTACCCCCTCAGGGACCTGGCGGAAGCCTGGCGGCTGGCCTACCGCAGCCTGGGCCTAAGGCGGGGCCGGGTGCTCTACCTCAGGCGGCGGGAGGAGGCCTTTGACCCGGGGGTGGCCCAGGCCGTGGTGGGAAGCCCCCTGGTCCTTCTGGCTGCCGAGGGCCTGCGAGAGTTTTTGGACCTCATCCGGGGCAGCCTGGTGCTCCAAGCCCTCCTGGAAGTCCACCGCCAGGGGGGTGGGGTGGTGGCTTTGGGGGAGGCGGCGGGCCTTTTGGGGGAGGCCGCCTTCTACTCCCTGGAGGGGGAGGTGCGGGCCGCCTTGGGCCTCGCCCTCCTCCGGGGGCTGGCCCTTTTGCCCCGGGTGGAGGAGCGGGGGCGCTTTTGGGCCCTCTCCCGCCTGGTGGCGGACAACCCCGACCTGGTGGGCCTGGGTCTTTTGGAGAACACCGCCCTCCGCCTCCTCCGGGGCCTGGGGGAGGTGTGGGCCGGGGAGGTCACCCTGGTGGACGCCGGCGGCGCCGAGTTGACCGGCCGGGGGGTGAAGGGGCTCAAGGTGGACGTTCTCTCGGCTGGAGAGCGCTTTCCCCTGCCGGCCCTTTAG